The DNA segment ATATTCCATACAGCCTTTCCTGTCATTCTGAACTGATCTTTCTTTGATGTATTAGAATTTTTGTATACATCCCAGTATGGATTCACATTATATGGGTCCATGCCATTCCAGTTAGAGTATTCGCCGTTGGCATTCTGATATGTTTTCAACCAAGCCTGATCGTATGTTGTAGCGAGAGTCATCAAGTTTTTTCCGATATTCGATTTGCTGTCACCTAAAGCAGGACGGTTCTTTACATACTCACGTGTATAATTGGCACTGAAGTCAAAGTCAACTTTCCCCATTGATGTATTAGCACGAAGATTAAAGATATCGCGACTCATATGAGTTTTCGGTACTATATCTTTGTTGCGCATATCTGTATATGTGAAACGCAAACCAGTCTTACCACTGTTCATTCCGATAATGGCTGAGTTAGTAGCTGTAAGTCCGGTACGGAAGAAATCAGATGTATTATCCGGTATTATATTATATGGACGTGATACGCCATCAAAGTATTTCAGCATATTAGTACCGTCAGCTTTAGGTCCCCAACTTTTATTAGTGTTGGATACTGCATCTATGCTATATGTTCCGTTACTACCCATACCGTATGTCTGTTGCACATTATTCCACTTTGCGAGTTGGGTGTCGAAGGTCAAAGAACCGTTATATTCTACACTGTATCTATCCTTGCTTGCCTTCTTAGTCGTAATAAGAATCACACCATGCGAAGCACGACTTCCATATAAAGCAGAAGCAGCCGGACCTTTTAATACTGACATTGTTTCAATATCATCCGGGTTCACGCTTGATATTCCGTCACCTAAGTCAAAACCTCCGTTAGTGCCTGCACTAGCAAAGTTTGTATTGTCCAATGGCACACCATCTATAACATAAAGTGGCTGGTTATTTCCGGTCATTTCGGTACTACCACGAAGAATAACGCGGGTAGAACCGGATGCTCCACCGGCTGTCTGACTGACAACAAGGCCTGGAATCTTTCCTGCCAGCGAATTTATCACATTTGTTTCTTTAGCCTTGGTCAACTCTTCGCCTTTGACTTCTCCTATACCATATCCAAGTGCTTTACGGTCGCGCTTAATACCCAAAGCTGTTACTACAACTTCGTCTATCACCTTGCTATCTTCCTTAAGTGATATATTCATATCATTAGAAGCTTTTACTGTCATTGATCTGAAACCCACATAACTTATTACTAATTCAGTACCCGGTTTTACATCCAGGCTGAAACGTCCGTTCAAGTCGGTAACTGTGCCCTGTCCGCGACCCTTAACCACTACACTGGCACCGATTATTGGTTCTTTTCCGTCTGTTACTATACCAGACACCTTTTGATTTTGCTGTAATACTGAGATGCCAGGCACCTCTGCTGCCCACATCTTCTGAACCTGAGTAGGCAGGATCATGGAGCATAGACATAACATACAAAAGACTTTTCGATTACTTTTCTTCATATTTATAAATTTAGGCTTATATTAAGTTAATTGTTAATATTTAGATTCTAATTATTTTTAATCTTATATACACGTACATAATCTATATACATCTTAGCTTCGCTCCCAGCCATAGGGAGCGCTGTTATACCCTCGGGATTTAGTATATTTGGATAATCTCCACCCACAGCCAGATTGAATAGTATATGGAATGGTTTATGAAAGTATGCGCTCTGGTCAGTACCTTTGCTTATTGTAGCATGATAATATGGTTCTTTGGAATTATCAAGATAGAACTTAAGACTGTCTTCATCCCAAACGACAGTGAATATATGATAGTCTCCTGTAATACCGGTACTATCTGTCACTGCACCCGATGTCCACATCTTGTGTTCAGGAATGCTCGGTCCCCAATGTATGCAACCAGAATATAGTTTTTCTTGTGTACCTTTTTTAATGCCGTCAGAAAAACCAGCTTCCATAATGTCTATTTCGCCGCAAGCCGGCCATCCCACTTTACCTATGTCTTCACCCATCATCCAAAAGGCCGGCCAAAGTCCATTTGCCAATTTAGGTAATTTGATGCGTGCTTCTATCTTTCCATACTTGAAACTCACTTTCAGATTAGAATTCACACGACCGGACGTAAAGTAACGTCCTTTATAGTTCTCACGTCTGGCTGATATTACCAGATTACCATCTTCTATTTTCACATTAGATTTACGAGATGTATAATACTGCAGTTCATTATTAGAAGGTGTAGGAACAACTTCTGTGTTCCAGTTTTTACCTAGTGTATTGCTATTAAACTCATCACTCCACACCAGCTGATAATCCTGGGCATAAATAGGAATAGATAATAGCGATAATAGAATAAGTGTAAAAAAGTACTTCATTTATATATT comes from the Xylanibacter oryzae DSM 17970 genome and includes:
- a CDS encoding glycoside hydrolase family 16 protein, whose protein sequence is MKYFFTLILLSLLSIPIYAQDYQLVWSDEFNSNTLGKNWNTEVVPTPSNNELQYYTSRKSNVKIEDGNLVISARRENYKGRYFTSGRVNSNLKVSFKYGKIEARIKLPKLANGLWPAFWMMGEDIGKVGWPACGEIDIMEAGFSDGIKKGTQEKLYSGCIHWGPSIPEHKMWTSGAVTDSTGITGDYHIFTVVWDEDSLKFYLDNSKEPYYHATISKGTDQSAYFHKPFHILFNLAVGGDYPNILNPEGITALPMAGSEAKMYIDYVRVYKIKNN